A single genomic interval of Tautonia marina harbors:
- the trpS gene encoding tryptophan--tRNA ligase has protein sequence MRVLSGIQPSGPLHLGNYFGAIRQFRELQQGNEVFYFVANYHALTSTRNAEKLREYTDDVVVTLLSLGIDPDTVTLFVQSDVPETTELAWLLTSVTPMGWLEKCVSYKDKVQQGIPAEHGLFAYPVLQAADILLYDADLVPVGQDQKQHLEITRDIAERFNHTYGETFKLPEPYILKDVAVVPGTDGRKMSKSYGNTIDLFDDPKLITKKCKRLITDSRPPEEPGDPSKLDEFPLFLLFRLFATAEEWEDVKRQYLEGGLGYGTVKVRLAELIIDRFAEARERRAELLAHPERVAEVKAAGAARARQAARQVLDRARLACGVA, from the coding sequence ATGCGAGTCCTGTCGGGAATCCAGCCATCCGGCCCGTTGCACCTGGGGAATTACTTCGGGGCGATTCGCCAGTTCCGCGAACTGCAACAGGGAAACGAGGTCTTCTACTTCGTTGCCAACTACCACGCCCTGACCAGCACCCGAAACGCGGAAAAACTCCGCGAATACACCGATGACGTGGTGGTCACCTTGCTGAGCCTCGGCATCGACCCCGACACCGTCACGCTCTTTGTGCAGTCGGACGTGCCCGAAACGACCGAGTTGGCCTGGCTCCTGACGAGTGTCACGCCGATGGGGTGGCTAGAGAAGTGCGTCAGCTACAAGGATAAGGTGCAGCAAGGGATTCCCGCCGAGCACGGCCTGTTCGCCTACCCGGTCCTTCAGGCAGCCGACATCTTGCTCTACGACGCCGACCTCGTTCCCGTCGGCCAGGACCAGAAACAGCACCTCGAAATCACCCGAGACATCGCCGAACGCTTTAACCACACCTACGGCGAGACGTTCAAGCTGCCCGAGCCGTACATCCTCAAGGACGTGGCCGTCGTTCCCGGCACCGACGGCCGGAAGATGTCCAAGAGCTATGGCAACACGATCGACCTGTTCGATGATCCAAAACTCATCACCAAGAAATGCAAGCGACTGATTACCGATAGCCGCCCCCCCGAAGAACCGGGCGACCCGAGCAAGCTCGACGAGTTCCCCCTGTTCCTCCTGTTTCGCCTGTTCGCCACGGCCGAGGAATGGGAAGACGTCAAACGTCAGTATCTTGAAGGGGGCCTCGGCTACGGCACGGTCAAGGTTCGGCTAGCGGAGTTGATCATCGATCGCTTTGCCGAGGCCCGCGAACGCCGAGCCGAGCTGCTCGCCCATCCGGAACGAGTCGCCGAGGTCAAGGCCGCCGGAGCCGCTCGGGCTCGTCAGGCAGCCCGGCAGGTCCTCGACCGCGCCCGCCTGGCCTGTGGCGTGGCCTGA
- a CDS encoding DUF4465 domain-containing protein has protein sequence MMVSRFSLAVALWLVLAPMAARAESLSVDFSDLTLGSESFNNGSDGAGGFSSNGVFFRNSYNPTWQTWSGWSYSNQTDNTTAGFGNQFSSFAGGDASGDGIYAVAYGQSPSSVRFDLPELDPHRSPVSMSASFTNTTYAALSMQNGDAFSKKFGGSTGNDPDFFLLTIVGYSGLGASGDIIGEVDFYLADFRFDDSSLDSIVQDWTTVDLSTLIGARSIGFRLTSSDVGTFGMNTPAYFAMDDFSIRFSVIPEPASIAMFGVGLAGAVAIVRRRRGRIV, from the coding sequence ATGATGGTTTCACGATTCTCGCTCGCCGTTGCGCTTTGGCTGGTGCTCGCTCCGATGGCGGCGCGAGCCGAGAGCCTGTCGGTCGATTTCAGCGACCTGACCCTGGGAAGCGAGTCATTCAACAATGGATCGGACGGTGCGGGTGGCTTTTCGAGCAACGGTGTTTTCTTCCGCAACTCGTACAATCCGACCTGGCAGACCTGGTCCGGCTGGTCGTATTCGAACCAGACCGATAACACCACCGCAGGGTTTGGGAATCAGTTCAGCAGCTTTGCCGGTGGTGACGCCTCGGGCGATGGCATCTACGCGGTCGCGTATGGCCAGTCTCCGTCCTCGGTTCGGTTCGACCTGCCCGAGTTGGACCCGCATCGGTCGCCGGTCAGCATGTCCGCCAGCTTTACCAACACGACCTATGCGGCCCTTTCAATGCAGAATGGCGACGCCTTCAGCAAGAAATTCGGTGGTTCGACGGGCAACGACCCCGATTTCTTCCTGCTGACGATCGTAGGCTACTCGGGCCTTGGCGCTTCGGGAGACATTATCGGCGAGGTCGATTTCTACCTGGCCGACTTCCGGTTCGACGACAGCAGCCTCGATTCCATTGTCCAGGATTGGACCACCGTGGACCTGTCAACCTTGATCGGAGCTCGCAGCATCGGGTTCCGGCTCACCTCCTCAGACGTGGGAACCTTTGGGATGAACACGCCGGCGTACTTCGCCATGGATGACTTCTCGATCCGATTCTCTGTCATCCCCGAACCGGCCAGCATTGCGATGTTCGGTGTCGGTCTGGCCGGAGCGGTCGCGATCGTCCGGCGCCGTCGGGGCCGGATCGTCTGA
- a CDS encoding DUF1559 domain-containing protein has product MNQNDLRRGARMHPVKAGGFTLIELLVVIAIIGVLIALLLPAVQAAREAARRSQCLNNLRQMGIAFHGYHDVHRTFAPGGWLRGSTSNLRWIAWSALLLPHIEQESLYESLNIDLPYDDPTNATGGATVLAVYLCPSSSRPEPRIEGRGGCDYGGMYGERITSPNNPPKGTMLYDTPISISMIRDGTSSTLLISEDSAFSDGQWLHARNVMDQAFPINKAPAFENDIRSEHSGGANALFADGSARFLKETIALRPLAALCTRAGGEIVSADEF; this is encoded by the coding sequence ATGAATCAAAACGACCTTCGCCGTGGTGCCCGCATGCATCCGGTCAAGGCTGGTGGCTTCACGCTCATTGAGTTGCTGGTGGTCATTGCGATCATCGGCGTCCTCATTGCGCTGTTGCTTCCGGCTGTCCAAGCGGCAAGGGAGGCGGCGCGCCGCTCCCAGTGCCTGAACAACCTTCGCCAGATGGGGATTGCCTTCCACGGCTATCACGATGTCCACCGCACGTTTGCGCCGGGCGGTTGGCTTCGCGGGTCGACTTCGAACCTGCGCTGGATCGCCTGGTCGGCGTTGCTGCTGCCCCACATCGAGCAAGAATCGCTCTATGAAAGCTTGAATATCGACCTTCCCTACGATGACCCGACCAACGCCACCGGAGGAGCGACGGTGCTTGCCGTGTACCTCTGTCCCAGCTCGTCGAGGCCCGAACCTCGGATCGAGGGGCGGGGAGGCTGCGACTACGGCGGAATGTACGGCGAACGGATCACCAGTCCGAACAACCCGCCGAAGGGAACGATGCTCTACGATACCCCCATTTCGATCTCGATGATTCGGGATGGAACGTCGAGCACGTTGCTCATCTCGGAAGATTCAGCCTTCAGCGATGGCCAGTGGCTTCACGCCCGCAATGTGATGGATCAGGCCTTTCCCATCAACAAGGCCCCCGCGTTCGAAAACGACATTCGCAGCGAGCACTCCGGCGGCGCGAACGCGTTGTTCGCCGATGGATCGGCGCGATTTCTCAAGGAAACGATCGCGTTGCGTCCCCTGGCCGCGCTTTGCACCCGGGCCGGCGGAGAGATCGTCTCGGCCGACGAATTCTAA
- a CDS encoding tetratricopeptide repeat protein, with product MRRSIVSMGWLVITVSGCAAMGPGPGAGPDSEAWELRRELSREARQATEARDFPRALDLLAELAETDTRSADAPARMGRIYAELGQLDEASEAFQRALDRDVDDIDSLIGLGRVKLARGKTTEAIARFDEAIEIDPGQATAHIGRGQALESLGRTDEALAAYFRALRHEPDAAPALSRVASIQLDRNQPESALARLDHLVELSFEDPETRIQRGRARLALGLTDEAIADLRFASEHLPDRADVAYLLTLAFEQADKTKDARTAADRALELDPNSVLVRELAERLHR from the coding sequence ATGCGGCGGTCGATCGTGAGCATGGGATGGCTCGTGATCACCGTCTCCGGCTGCGCGGCGATGGGCCCGGGGCCCGGCGCCGGCCCCGATTCCGAAGCCTGGGAACTGCGTCGCGAGCTGAGCCGAGAGGCCCGCCAGGCCACCGAGGCCCGCGATTTTCCTCGCGCGCTCGATCTGCTTGCCGAGTTGGCCGAGACCGACACCCGATCCGCCGATGCTCCTGCCCGAATGGGCCGCATCTATGCGGAACTCGGCCAGCTCGATGAGGCCTCCGAAGCCTTTCAACGGGCCCTGGATCGTGATGTCGATGACATCGATTCCCTGATCGGGCTGGGTCGCGTGAAACTGGCGAGAGGGAAGACGACCGAGGCCATCGCCCGCTTCGACGAGGCCATCGAGATCGACCCGGGACAGGCGACGGCACACATTGGCCGGGGGCAGGCCCTGGAATCTCTCGGCCGAACCGACGAGGCGCTGGCCGCATATTTCCGCGCCTTGCGGCACGAGCCCGATGCCGCACCGGCCCTCAGCCGGGTGGCCTCGATCCAACTCGATCGGAACCAGCCCGAGTCGGCCCTCGCTCGGCTCGATCACCTGGTCGAGTTGTCCTTCGAAGACCCCGAGACGCGCATCCAGCGCGGGCGGGCTCGTCTGGCGCTCGGCCTGACCGACGAGGCGATCGCCGATCTCCGCTTCGCCTCGGAGCACTTGCCCGATCGGGCCGATGTCGCCTACCTGCTCACCCTGGCTTTCGAGCAGGCCGACAAGACGAAGGACGCCCGAACCGCCGCCGATCGGGCCCTCGAACTCGACCCGAACTCGGTCCTTGTCCGGGAACTGGCCGAGCGATTACACCGCTGA
- a CDS encoding DUF6928 family protein — MGWKASCILINDREPGYLGSLPEHDPEAARQLIDDLRLGPVLSKGITSFDEGIFPRHLVVGAYEGAAVLGAPTIADDCFSLGDDPVMRRVIDRFPEAEVARFGLHSVVNFWSYEFFDHGRLLRAYGGSADDGVVVDLGNLLPEERPHFERSIIRDGERVFITEFNGVTEEYDPSSYGEELVFELMGRFFGRNMAQWSGEDNPYSLVMEGFDRLQPPRWWWPFSKP, encoded by the coding sequence GTGGGCTGGAAGGCATCTTGCATTCTCATCAACGATCGGGAACCGGGCTACCTCGGCTCGCTCCCTGAGCATGACCCCGAGGCGGCTCGACAACTCATTGACGATCTTCGACTCGGCCCGGTTCTCAGCAAAGGAATCACATCCTTCGATGAAGGGATCTTTCCACGTCACCTGGTGGTCGGGGCCTACGAAGGTGCGGCCGTCCTCGGCGCGCCCACGATTGCAGACGATTGCTTCTCGCTCGGTGATGACCCGGTGATGCGTCGGGTGATCGATCGATTTCCGGAGGCCGAGGTCGCCCGGTTCGGCCTGCATAGCGTGGTGAACTTCTGGAGTTACGAGTTCTTCGATCACGGACGATTGCTGCGTGCCTATGGAGGATCGGCCGACGATGGCGTGGTGGTCGATCTGGGGAACCTTTTACCTGAAGAACGTCCCCACTTCGAGCGATCTATCATCCGAGACGGTGAACGAGTCTTCATCACGGAGTTCAACGGAGTGACCGAAGAGTACGACCCATCTTCGTACGGAGAGGAACTTGTATTTGAACTGATGGGTCGGTTTTTCGGCCGCAACATGGCCCAATGGAGCGGGGAAGACAATCCGTACAGCCTTGTCATGGAAGGCTTCGATCGACTGCAACCCCCGCGCTGGTGGTGGCCGTTCTCGAAACCCTGA
- a CDS encoding hydroxypyruvate isomerase family protein encodes MRRQDDRNRSPITRRTLLQSTAAAATTVGVLGTARPARSDDRPQGTAVTRGRLKQSACRWCYGRLPIDELAAAAKQMGLVGLDLMRPDEFDALKRHGLVCTMTSTHGLTVGLNDPKNHEQCLKAIHNAIEATAREGWRNVITFSGNRNGMDDRTGLEHCARALREIVPVAEQAGVIINMELLNSKVDHPDYMCDRSDWGVELVKRVGSDHFKLLYDIYHMQIMEGDIIRTIEANHPYFGHYHTAGNPGRNELDDTQELNYPPICRAIVDTGFDGYLAQEFMPKRDPLTSLAEAVALCDV; translated from the coding sequence ATGCGTCGCCAGGACGACCGCAACCGCTCGCCGATAACCCGAAGAACTTTGCTGCAATCAACCGCTGCCGCGGCCACGACGGTCGGAGTGCTGGGCACTGCACGACCCGCACGGTCGGACGATCGACCCCAGGGAACCGCCGTGACCCGGGGACGGCTGAAGCAATCGGCCTGCCGGTGGTGCTACGGCCGACTGCCGATTGACGAACTGGCGGCAGCAGCGAAGCAGATGGGGTTGGTTGGGCTCGATCTGATGCGGCCCGACGAGTTCGACGCCCTCAAGCGTCACGGCCTCGTTTGCACGATGACCTCAACGCATGGCTTGACCGTGGGCCTGAACGATCCGAAGAACCATGAGCAATGCCTCAAGGCGATTCACAACGCCATCGAGGCAACCGCTCGGGAAGGGTGGCGTAACGTCATTACCTTTTCCGGCAATCGCAACGGCATGGACGACCGAACCGGCCTGGAGCACTGCGCCAGGGCACTTCGTGAGATCGTTCCCGTGGCCGAGCAAGCCGGGGTGATCATCAACATGGAATTGCTCAACAGCAAGGTCGATCATCCGGACTACATGTGTGATCGTTCCGATTGGGGAGTTGAACTGGTCAAACGCGTCGGCTCCGATCATTTCAAGTTGTTGTACGATATTTATCACATGCAAATCATGGAAGGTGACATCATCCGGACGATCGAGGCGAACCATCCCTATTTCGGCCATTACCACACGGCGGGCAACCCCGGTCGCAACGAACTGGATGACACCCAGGAGCTGAACTATCCTCCCATCTGCCGGGCGATTGTGGACACCGGCTTCGACGGATACCTTGCCCAGGAATTCATGCCAAAGCGCGATCCCTTGACGAGTCTGGCCGAGGCTGTCGCCCTGTGCGACGTGTGA
- the mnhG gene encoding monovalent cation/H(+) antiporter subunit G — MTDLLIMMATILGTFLMVVASLGVLRLPDFFHRVHPPAKSSTLGLMFLLIALVMEFPDVETITKGVLAFLFLAITAPAAIHLLTRAAYRQGIPCASEPRPDDYRKFVDRHHDDLDPDRKPVDAGHD; from the coding sequence GTGACTGACCTCCTGATCATGATGGCGACAATCTTGGGAACATTCTTGATGGTCGTCGCCTCGCTCGGCGTGTTGCGCCTGCCCGACTTCTTTCACCGCGTCCATCCCCCCGCGAAGTCTTCGACGCTCGGGCTGATGTTCTTGCTCATCGCGTTGGTGATGGAGTTCCCCGATGTTGAGACGATCACCAAGGGTGTTCTTGCCTTTCTGTTCCTCGCGATCACGGCCCCAGCGGCAATTCACTTGCTGACGAGGGCGGCATATCGTCAGGGAATTCCCTGTGCAAGCGAACCCAGGCCGGACGACTATCGGAAGTTTGTCGATCGACACCACGACGACCTCGACCCCGATCGGAAGCCCGTGGATGCCGGTCACGATTAA
- a CDS encoding monovalent cation/H+ antiporter complex subunit F, translating to MKEFVILAAIVALLVGVVLSGVRMIIGPTIYDRVLAFDTAGLDVIGAILLVEILFDTGVFMDVVLVIALLGFLGTITLTAYLEGRLGD from the coding sequence ATGAAAGAGTTCGTCATTCTGGCGGCCATCGTCGCACTGCTGGTGGGCGTTGTCCTCAGCGGGGTGAGGATGATCATCGGCCCCACGATTTACGACCGCGTGCTGGCCTTCGATACGGCGGGGCTGGACGTGATCGGGGCGATTCTTCTAGTCGAAATTCTCTTCGATACCGGGGTGTTCATGGATGTGGTCCTGGTGATTGCGTTGCTCGGCTTCCTGGGGACGATCACGCTGACCGCATATCTTGAGGGCCGGCTCGGTGACTGA
- a CDS encoding Na+/H+ antiporter subunit E gives MRLVLGVLLLSGLWMLLFGQFDGLTFVVGLIVGVAAIRLSRSVFGSDASEPNADATTRPSVGIVQRLWSLVKLAWYYTYEIIACNLMMARDVLSPAPQLTPAIFALEVPGLGPAGSTLLANLITLTPGSLVIDFDPVGETLYIHTIYAQDVETMKRDYRRFARQVFRLTGREPSQALREAG, from the coding sequence ATGAGACTCGTGCTTGGCGTCCTGCTCCTGTCGGGACTCTGGATGCTTCTGTTCGGGCAGTTCGATGGGCTAACCTTCGTGGTGGGTCTGATCGTCGGCGTTGCCGCCATCAGGCTGAGCCGCTCGGTCTTTGGGAGCGATGCGAGCGAGCCGAACGCAGACGCTACGACGAGACCCTCGGTGGGAATCGTTCAACGCCTCTGGTCCCTGGTCAAACTTGCCTGGTACTACACTTATGAAATAATCGCATGCAATTTGATGATGGCTCGCGATGTCCTCAGCCCGGCACCTCAATTGACTCCTGCAATTTTCGCGTTGGAGGTTCCTGGCCTTGGTCCTGCGGGATCCACCTTGCTCGCAAATCTGATCACGCTGACTCCTGGTTCGCTCGTGATCGACTTCGATCCCGTGGGCGAGACGCTTTACATTCACACGATCTATGCGCAGGACGTGGAAACGATGAAGCGAGACTATCGGCGATTTGCCCGGCAGGTCTTTCGGCTAACAGGTCGAGAACCGTCCCAGGCCCTTCGTGAGGCAGGTTGA
- a CDS encoding complex I subunit 5 family protein has protein sequence MKILVSLPVLIPLVTALLVLALGRWPRVRFGVALASQVVLIGVVGLLAYHAAWRGEILTLSMGGWNPRVGIVWVADGLSSIMTVLGAIVGLAVLVYSPNGLKAPREVPYFLVLHQVMVASVEGCFLTGDLFNLFVFFEVMLTTSYVQIAMGSRSRQLRKTFPYVVINFIGGLLFLAGVGIVYGTSGTVNLASLSRLIAQEELPPQFWGGIGLVLTVFALKTGLVPLYFWLPESYPESPIPNSAMLAGLLTKVGVYTLYRVVPLVLTEADEEFFRLLAGISAATMVLGVLGALGRDRIRQILAFHIISQVGYMTFGLALFSPAGVAAGLFYVVHHIVVKSGLFLAGGMVERVGGSDRLKQVRGMATTHPWAAAGFFVPAMALAGMPPLSGFWGKLFLAIAGFRQGYWITTATAIVVSLLTLASMLKIWRASYWGKPEGQRRPELGYDPGMLSGVLGLAALSLLIGLCVVPLMLCCGQVAEQLLSVTPYIDAVLGPTSGEGLEELPS, from the coding sequence GTGAAGATCCTGGTCAGCCTGCCGGTCCTGATTCCACTGGTGACGGCGCTTCTCGTGCTTGCTTTGGGGCGGTGGCCTCGCGTGCGCTTTGGGGTGGCGCTGGCAAGTCAGGTCGTCTTGATCGGAGTGGTGGGTCTGCTGGCCTACCATGCTGCCTGGCGAGGAGAGATCCTGACCCTTTCGATGGGTGGTTGGAATCCTCGTGTTGGCATCGTCTGGGTGGCCGATGGCTTGAGTTCGATCATGACGGTGCTGGGGGCGATCGTTGGCCTGGCTGTGCTCGTGTATTCTCCGAATGGACTGAAAGCACCCCGAGAGGTCCCTTATTTCCTCGTCTTGCATCAGGTTATGGTTGCGTCGGTCGAGGGGTGCTTTCTGACCGGCGATCTGTTTAATCTGTTCGTCTTTTTCGAGGTCATGCTGACCACCTCGTATGTCCAGATTGCAATGGGTTCTCGATCGAGGCAGCTCAGGAAGACGTTTCCCTACGTGGTCATCAACTTCATTGGTGGTTTGTTGTTTCTTGCCGGCGTTGGAATCGTGTACGGAACGAGTGGAACGGTGAACCTGGCTTCGCTTTCAAGGCTGATCGCTCAGGAGGAGTTGCCGCCGCAGTTCTGGGGAGGAATCGGGCTGGTCTTGACGGTGTTTGCCTTGAAGACCGGACTGGTGCCGCTTTACTTCTGGCTGCCGGAATCGTATCCGGAATCACCGATTCCGAACAGCGCGATGCTCGCCGGCCTGCTGACCAAGGTGGGCGTCTACACGCTGTATCGGGTCGTTCCCCTGGTGTTGACCGAGGCGGACGAGGAGTTTTTCCGCCTGCTGGCGGGCATCTCAGCAGCGACGATGGTCCTGGGGGTTCTGGGAGCACTGGGCCGCGATCGAATCCGGCAAATCCTTGCGTTTCACATCATCAGCCAGGTTGGTTACATGACCTTTGGTCTTGCCCTGTTCAGTCCGGCCGGGGTGGCGGCGGGCCTGTTTTATGTCGTTCATCATATTGTAGTCAAATCAGGATTGTTTCTTGCGGGAGGCATGGTCGAGCGAGTGGGTGGCTCGGATCGACTGAAGCAAGTGAGAGGGATGGCGACCACACACCCCTGGGCGGCGGCCGGATTTTTCGTTCCGGCAATGGCACTGGCCGGGATGCCGCCGTTGAGCGGATTCTGGGGGAAGCTCTTTCTGGCGATCGCGGGATTCCGTCAAGGTTACTGGATTACGACCGCAACCGCGATTGTCGTCAGCCTCTTGACACTTGCCTCGATGCTGAAGATCTGGCGGGCGAGCTATTGGGGCAAGCCCGAGGGGCAGCGTCGGCCCGAACTGGGGTACGATCCCGGCATGCTCTCCGGGGTGCTTGGACTGGCGGCGCTCTCCCTGCTCATCGGGCTCTGTGTCGTTCCGCTGATGCTCTGCTGTGGGCAGGTGGCCGAACAGCTTCTGTCCGTGACCCCGTACATCGACGCGGTGCTTGGTCCGACTTCGGGTGAAGGGCTTGAGGAGTTGCCTTCATGA
- a CDS encoding sodium:proton antiporter, with product MIGLGVLFIALLTAVSLYLMMSSDLQRIIMGFVVLSNAANLVILVSSGLSADAVPPLLDHPSIGTLTDPLPHAFVLTAIVIGLGNAAFLIVLASRIFRETGSDIVEGGPGA from the coding sequence ATGATCGGCTTGGGCGTACTGTTCATCGCGCTTCTCACAGCGGTGTCCCTGTACTTGATGATGTCGAGTGATCTGCAACGCATCATCATGGGGTTCGTTGTGCTTTCGAACGCGGCGAACCTGGTCATTCTGGTGTCTTCCGGGCTGTCGGCCGATGCGGTTCCGCCATTACTGGACCATCCGTCGATCGGGACGCTCACCGATCCGTTGCCTCATGCCTTTGTCTTGACGGCAATCGTCATTGGTCTGGGGAACGCCGCCTTTTTGATTGTGCTGGCCTCCCGAATCTTCCGGGAAACCGGATCGGACATCGTCGAGGGGGGACCGGGCGCGTGA
- a CDS encoding MnhB domain-containing protein, translated as MNSFIFREVTRAVYPAAVVFALYLLMRGHDQPGGGFVAGLVLSMAVVLEMLAFGAEAARRRYRLMLRPSLVIGLAIALGSGLVPMIWGHPPFTFSQVKYSLPGGNELKLSGTLAFDVGVVLVIIGSIGTALVVMIGSKRTRVAS; from the coding sequence GTGAACTCGTTTATCTTTCGAGAAGTGACCCGAGCCGTCTATCCTGCCGCGGTCGTCTTTGCACTTTACTTGTTGATGCGAGGGCATGATCAGCCGGGTGGCGGGTTTGTCGCGGGATTGGTACTGAGCATGGCCGTGGTGCTGGAGATGCTTGCGTTCGGCGCCGAGGCGGCTCGACGCCGGTATCGACTGATGCTGCGTCCCTCGTTGGTGATTGGCCTGGCGATCGCTTTGGGGTCAGGTTTGGTGCCGATGATCTGGGGACATCCGCCATTCACATTCTCGCAAGTGAAGTACAGCTTGCCGGGAGGCAATGAATTGAAGCTTTCCGGGACTCTGGCGTTCGATGTGGGAGTGGTGCTGGTGATCATCGGTTCGATCGGTACGGCACTGGTGGTGATGATCGGTTCGAAACGGACGAGGGTGGCGTCATGA